The following are from one region of the Nostoc cf. commune SO-36 genome:
- a CDS encoding cupin domain-containing protein, with the protein MARYQETTQTETLHLPSNITSKGVAATELRPWGAFTVLEEGRGYKIKRIEVKPGHRLSLQMHHHRSEHWIVVSGTARVTCGEKEVLLSNNESTYVPQCTSHRLENPGVIPLVLIEVQNGEYLGEDDIIRYQDDYARTKD; encoded by the coding sequence ATGGCTCGGTATCAAGAAACTACACAGACTGAAACTCTACACCTACCTTCAAATATCACTTCCAAAGGCGTTGCTGCAACTGAATTACGTCCTTGGGGTGCTTTTACAGTTTTGGAAGAAGGGCGCGGATACAAAATTAAGCGCATCGAAGTTAAGCCCGGACATCGCCTCAGTCTACAAATGCACCATCACCGCAGTGAACATTGGATTGTCGTCTCTGGTACAGCTAGGGTAACTTGCGGCGAGAAAGAAGTACTACTGAGCAATAATGAGTCAACTTATGTACCCCAATGTACATCTCATCGCTTAGAAAATCCTGGCGTGATCCCCTTGGTATTGATCGAAGTGCAAAATGGGGAATATTTGGGAGAAGATGATATCATTCGCTACCAAGATGACTATGCTCGTACCAAGGATTAA
- a CDS encoding HesB/IscA family protein — MIHLSQAAASEIGRIKSKQQPNVLFRLAVKPGGCSGFFYEMSFDEAIKVGDQVLNLDELQVVIDAASLNYLNGLRVDYSEDLMGGGFRFHNPQAIATCSCGNSFSTTS; from the coding sequence ATGATTCATCTGAGTCAAGCAGCCGCAAGTGAGATTGGGCGAATAAAGTCCAAGCAGCAGCCAAATGTTTTGTTTCGGTTGGCAGTAAAACCAGGTGGTTGTTCTGGATTCTTTTATGAGATGTCCTTCGATGAAGCAATAAAAGTTGGCGACCAGGTTTTAAACTTGGATGAGCTTCAAGTAGTCATAGATGCCGCAAGCTTAAATTACCTCAACGGTTTGAGGGTGGATTATTCAGAAGACTTAATGGGTGGTGGTTTTCGCTTCCACAACCCCCAGGCGATCGCAACCTGTAGCTGTGGTAATTCATTCTCCACAACTAGTTAA